A genomic region of Pseudomonas sp. RSB 5.4 contains the following coding sequences:
- a CDS encoding response regulator has translation MKRDIRLLIVDDNVATRYALRRRLERHGYEVLEAGTGSEGLALIASEPLDALILDVNLPDMSGFDIVRILRADARTALLPVIHVSAASIQTGDIITGLDAGADAYLIHPVDPDVLLATLRTLLRVRDTENALRESEARFREIFVNVSAPIAVLDANLKVHECNHAFAQMIQDNRNPETLSECFDEDQGAILNELRLRLVDGERWKGTLSMRVRGEVRETEWQISPYRTPQLSLVFVEDITEHRHRERSHLARLDDTTTQLAKEVAERVRAESQLLQVQKMDALGKLTGGIAHDFNNLLTGIITSLELIQKRMADARPDKVQFYAEAALNSAMSAASLTHRLLAFARQQPLDTRPVDINEQVRSLEELLVRTIGERITLKLELTSKPAIALVDPVQLESAVLNLVINARDALPKGGNIWVNTYAAYSHGDPNMADGAYVALSVRDDGTGIEHSVIDKVFDPFFTTKPLGQGTGLGLSTIYGFARQSGGDAHIRSVARRGTEVTIMLPATSDPTGADIAPVVVDPQGSGEHVLIVEDMPAVRMFVTEVLEDAGYRCTQAADIETALERLQNDPTIDLLLSDVGLPRMSGRELADVARGWRAALPILFMTGYAETAINRQVFLGSGMEMLVKPFQISELLDKVRRTLDGA, from the coding sequence ATGAAACGTGACATCCGTCTGTTGATCGTCGACGACAACGTCGCCACCCGCTACGCCTTGCGCCGGCGCCTGGAGCGCCATGGCTACGAAGTGCTGGAGGCCGGCACCGGCAGCGAGGGCCTGGCGCTGATCGCGAGCGAGCCGCTCGATGCGCTGATCCTCGACGTCAACCTGCCGGACATGAGCGGCTTCGACATCGTACGCATCTTGCGTGCTGATGCACGCACCGCGTTGCTGCCGGTGATCCACGTGTCCGCCGCCTCGATTCAGACGGGCGACATCATCACCGGCCTCGACGCCGGCGCCGATGCCTACCTGATTCACCCGGTGGACCCGGACGTGCTGCTGGCGACCCTGCGCACCCTGCTGCGGGTACGCGACACGGAAAACGCGCTGCGTGAAAGCGAGGCACGCTTTCGCGAGATTTTCGTCAATGTTTCAGCGCCGATTGCCGTGCTCGATGCCAACCTGAAAGTGCATGAGTGCAACCACGCCTTCGCGCAGATGATTCAGGACAACCGCAACCCGGAAACGCTCAGCGAGTGCTTTGATGAAGACCAGGGCGCGATCCTCAACGAGTTGCGCCTGCGGCTGGTCGATGGCGAGCGCTGGAAAGGCACGCTGAGCATGCGCGTGCGCGGCGAGGTCCGCGAAACCGAGTGGCAGATTTCGCCGTACCGCACGCCGCAGCTGAGCCTGGTGTTTGTCGAGGACATCACTGAACACCGCCATCGCGAGCGCTCGCACCTGGCGCGGCTGGACGACACCACCACACAACTGGCCAAGGAAGTTGCCGAGCGGGTGCGTGCCGAATCGCAACTGCTGCAAGTGCAGAAGATGGACGCACTGGGTAAACTCACCGGCGGCATCGCCCACGACTTCAACAACCTGCTCACCGGGATCATCACCAGCCTCGAACTGATCCAGAAACGCATGGCCGATGCGCGTCCGGACAAGGTGCAGTTCTACGCCGAAGCGGCACTCAATTCGGCGATGAGCGCGGCCTCCCTGACCCATCGCCTGCTGGCTTTCGCCCGCCAACAGCCGCTGGACACGCGACCGGTAGACATCAACGAGCAGGTGCGCTCACTGGAAGAATTGCTGGTGCGCACCATTGGCGAACGCATCACCCTCAAGCTTGAACTGACCAGCAAACCGGCGATTGCCCTGGTCGATCCGGTGCAGCTGGAAAGCGCGGTGCTGAACCTGGTAATCAACGCCCGCGATGCGCTGCCCAAGGGCGGCAATATCTGGGTCAACACCTATGCCGCGTACTCCCATGGCGATCCGAACATGGCCGATGGCGCGTATGTTGCGTTGTCGGTACGCGACGACGGCACCGGCATCGAGCACAGTGTGATCGACAAGGTGTTCGACCCGTTCTTCACCACCAAGCCGCTGGGTCAGGGCACCGGGTTGGGGCTGTCGACCATCTACGGTTTCGCTCGCCAGTCCGGTGGCGATGCACATATCCGCAGCGTGGCAAGGCGTGGTACGGAAGTGACGATCATGCTGCCGGCCACCAGTGACCCGACCGGAGCTGATATCGCGCCAGTGGTTGTCGATCCGCAGGGCTCGGGCGAGCATGTGCTGATTGTCGAGGACATGCCAGCAGTGCGCATGTTCGTCACCGAAGTGCTGGAGGATGCCGGTTATCGCTGCACCCAGGCGGCGGATATCGAAACCGCGCTGGAGCGTTTGCAGAATGATCCGACGATCGACCTGCTGCTGAGCGACGTCGGCCTGCCACGCATGAGCGGCCGGGAACTGGCGGACGTGGCGCGGGGCTGGCGTGCCGCTTTGCCGATCCTGTTCATGACCGGTTATGCCGAGACCGCGATCAATCGTCAGGTGTTTCTGGGCAGTGGCATGGAAATGCTGGTCAAGCCGTTCCAGATCAGCGAACTGCTGGACAAGGTCCGCCGCACGCTTGACGGTGCCTGA
- a CDS encoding excinuclease ABC subunit UvrA, which yields MTSKRNSKAPTGMVRVRGAREHNLKNVDVDVPRDALVVFTGVSGSGKSSLAFSTLYAEAQRRYFESVAPYARRLIDQVGVPDVDSIEGLPPAVALQQQRGTPSTRSSVGSVTTLSSLIRMLYSRAGSYLPGQPMLYAEDFSPNTPQGACPECHGLGRVYEVTEALMVPDPNLTIRQRAVASWPLAWQGQNLRDILVTMGIDVDIPWKKLPKKQRDWILFTEETPTVPVYAGLTPEETRVALKRKMEPSYQGTFTGARRYILHTFTHSQSALMKKRVSQFMLGSPCPLCDGKRLKREALSVTFAGYDIGELSQMPLLQVAEVLKPVAAATYLQQSEESGETLSHAQTREARQQRVAHGASGHTSAPDVRHTPNLSLEKRLAAQRIAEDLLERVSTLTDLGLGYLALERSTPTLSSGELQRLRLATQLGSQLFGVIYVLDEPSAGLHPADGEALFEALQRLKADGNTLFVVEHDLETMRRADWLIDVGPAAGEKGGQVLYSGPPAGLAEVAASQTRAYLFAESQRQTRTARKPTGWLKLDGISRNNLHNLSAEFPLGCFTSVTGVSGSGKSSLVSQALLELVGAQLGRPVVEEAPEELSLEDDAPQASSGQVTAGLESIKRLVQVDQKPIGRTPRSNLATYTGLFDNVRKLFAATPEARAAGYDAGQFSFNVAKGRCPTCEGEGFVSVELLFMPSVYAPCPTCHGARYNPQTLAIEWQGLSIAQVLQLTVEEAVEVFGEQPGIRRSLEVLRDIGLGYLRLGQPATELSGGEAQRIKLATELQRNQRGATLYVLDEPTTGLHPRDVDRLLEQLDTLVTAGHTVIVVEHEMRVVAQSDWVIDIGPGAGDQGGRIVVAGTPQKVAASKKSRTAPFLARALSR from the coding sequence ATGACTTCCAAGCGTAATTCCAAGGCACCCACCGGCATGGTTCGGGTGCGTGGCGCCCGGGAACACAATCTGAAAAACGTCGACGTCGATGTCCCCCGCGATGCGCTGGTGGTGTTCACCGGTGTATCCGGTTCGGGCAAGTCGTCATTGGCCTTTTCGACGTTGTACGCTGAAGCGCAGCGGCGCTATTTCGAGTCGGTGGCGCCGTATGCGCGGCGGCTGATCGACCAGGTTGGCGTGCCGGATGTCGATTCCATCGAAGGCCTGCCGCCGGCCGTGGCCCTGCAACAGCAGCGTGGCACGCCGAGCACGCGTTCGTCGGTAGGCAGCGTGACCACGCTGTCGAGCCTGATCCGCATGCTCTATTCCCGCGCCGGCAGTTACCTGCCGGGTCAGCCGATGCTCTACGCCGAGGATTTTTCGCCGAACACGCCACAGGGTGCGTGCCCCGAGTGCCATGGCCTTGGTCGAGTCTATGAGGTGACCGAGGCGCTGATGGTGCCCGATCCGAACCTGACCATCCGCCAACGCGCCGTGGCCTCCTGGCCGCTGGCCTGGCAAGGGCAGAACCTGCGCGACATCCTCGTGACCATGGGCATCGACGTCGACATCCCCTGGAAGAAACTGCCGAAAAAGCAGCGTGACTGGATTCTGTTTACCGAAGAAACCCCGACCGTGCCGGTGTACGCCGGGCTGACCCCGGAAGAAACCCGAGTTGCCCTCAAGCGCAAGATGGAGCCGAGTTATCAGGGCACCTTCACCGGCGCCCGCCGCTACATCCTGCACACCTTTACCCACTCGCAAAGTGCGCTGATGAAGAAGCGTGTTTCGCAGTTCATGCTCGGCAGCCCGTGCCCGTTGTGCGACGGCAAGCGCCTCAAGCGTGAAGCGTTGTCGGTGACCTTTGCCGGTTACGACATCGGTGAACTGTCGCAAATGCCGTTGCTGCAAGTGGCCGAAGTATTGAAACCCGTGGCTGCGGCGACGTATCTGCAGCAGTCCGAGGAAAGCGGCGAAACCCTCAGTCATGCGCAAACCCGCGAGGCCCGCCAGCAGCGTGTGGCCCATGGCGCCAGCGGCCACACCAGTGCGCCGGACGTGCGCCACACACCGAACCTGTCGCTGGAAAAACGTCTGGCGGCGCAACGGATTGCCGAGGACTTGCTGGAACGGGTCAGCACCCTGACCGATCTGGGCCTCGGTTATCTGGCACTGGAGCGCAGCACGCCGACGCTGTCGTCCGGCGAGCTGCAGCGTCTGCGTCTGGCGACGCAATTGGGTTCGCAATTGTTCGGCGTGATCTACGTGCTCGACGAGCCGTCCGCCGGTCTGCATCCGGCCGATGGCGAGGCGCTGTTCGAAGCCTTGCAGCGCTTGAAGGCCGACGGCAATACGCTGTTTGTGGTCGAGCATGACCTGGAAACCATGCGCCGCGCCGACTGGCTGATCGACGTCGGCCCGGCAGCGGGCGAGAAGGGTGGGCAGGTGTTGTACAGCGGCCCGCCGGCCGGGCTGGCCGAGGTTGCAGCGTCGCAGACCCGCGCCTATCTGTTCGCGGAAAGCCAGCGGCAGACCCGCACCGCGCGCAAGCCGACAGGGTGGCTGAAACTTGACGGGATCAGCCGCAATAACCTGCACAACCTCAGCGCTGAATTTCCGCTGGGCTGTTTCACCTCGGTGACCGGTGTTTCCGGTTCGGGCAAGTCGAGTCTGGTCAGTCAGGCGTTGCTGGAACTGGTCGGCGCGCAGTTGGGGCGGCCGGTGGTTGAGGAGGCGCCGGAAGAACTCAGTCTTGAAGATGATGCGCCGCAGGCCAGCAGTGGTCAGGTGACGGCGGGGCTGGAGTCGATCAAACGCCTGGTGCAGGTTGATCAGAAACCCATTGGCCGCACGCCGCGTTCGAACCTGGCGACCTACACCGGGCTGTTCGACAACGTGCGCAAACTGTTCGCCGCCACACCCGAGGCGCGTGCGGCGGGGTATGACGCCGGGCAGTTCTCCTTCAACGTCGCCAAGGGCCGCTGCCCGACTTGCGAGGGGGAGGGTTTTGTCAGTGTCGAGTTGCTGTTCATGCCGAGCGTGTATGCGCCGTGCCCGACCTGTCATGGCGCGCGTTACAACCCGCAGACCTTGGCGATTGAGTGGCAAGGCTTGAGCATCGCGCAGGTGCTGCAACTGACCGTGGAGGAGGCGGTTGAAGTGTTCGGCGAGCAACCGGGTATTCGCCGTTCACTGGAGGTGCTGCGTGATATCGGCCTCGGATATCTGCGTCTGGGCCAACCGGCCACCGAGTTGTCGGGGGGTGAAGCGCAGCGGATCAAACTGGCCACCGAGTTGCAGCGCAATCAGCGTGGCGCGACCTTGTATGTGCTGGATGAACCGACCACCGGGCTGCATCCGCGGGACGTCGATCGATTGTTGGAGCAACTGGATACGCTGGTCACGGCAGGACACACGGTGATCGTGGTCGAGCATGAAATGCGCGTGGTGGCGCAGAGTGACTGGGTGATCGACATCGGCCCGGGGGCCGGGGATCAGGGCGGCAGGATTGTTGTGGCGGGCACGCCGCAGAAAGTCGCAGCGAGCAAGAAGAGCCGCACGGCGCCGTTTCTGGCGCGGGCCTTGAGCCGATAG
- a CDS encoding ATP-binding protein — translation MQFLSDSHGCEGWKGEMAGRICAFDWSQTELGPLDAWPASLCSAVQLMLASPLPMVMLWGRAGYMIYNDAYSQFAGGRHPYLLGVPVELGWPEVAEFNRHVVDTCLAGGTLSFRNKELVLLRDGVPEDVWMDLYYSPVANDDGVPAGVMAMVVETTDLVRSERLRQAAEDAYRADNERVRLALNAGALLGSFVWDVKNNVLSADERFARTFSYPPGQDLSNLPQSYCEARIHADDLAWVNDRVSHSLQTGEPYNAEYRVQRPDGSYLWVLASGACEFDEHGSPFRFPGVLIDIHERKNAEESLLKFTRNLEQRVADEVGARLAAEEQLRQSQKLEAIGGLTGGVAHDFNNLLQVIAGNLHLLARHEPDNANVQRRVSASLAAVERGAKLSSQLLAFARRQPLSPAVCDPRQIFDGVGELLQRALGETIQIDVQLPHEPWHINVDRNQLENAILNLAINARDAMKGEGTIVLSAVNTRLDSSFCTGKGIVAGDFVRVMVSDTGVGIAPKMLEQVFEPFFTTKADGQGTGLGLSMVFGFVKQSGGHVEIESTVGEGTRVQLYFPRSLRPILEESPSLGKQQGGGHETILVVEDNDAVRASAVELLREEGYRVLTAGNGDVAMQMLLDGAKVDLIFTDVVMPGLIKSSDLAAWAKVQRPAVAVLFTSGHTRDIISRNHQLSPDTHLLGKPYGPQALLQMIRSVLSA, via the coding sequence ATGCAGTTTTTATCCGATAGCCACGGTTGTGAGGGCTGGAAAGGCGAGATGGCCGGGCGCATTTGTGCGTTCGACTGGAGTCAGACCGAACTCGGCCCGCTGGACGCCTGGCCCGCCAGTCTGTGCAGCGCCGTGCAGTTGATGCTGGCGTCCCCCTTGCCGATGGTGATGCTCTGGGGCCGCGCCGGCTACATGATCTACAACGACGCCTACTCGCAGTTTGCCGGTGGCCGCCACCCGTATCTGCTGGGGGTGCCGGTGGAACTGGGCTGGCCGGAAGTCGCCGAATTCAATCGGCATGTGGTCGATACCTGTCTGGCGGGTGGCACCTTGTCGTTTCGCAACAAGGAACTGGTGCTGTTGCGTGATGGCGTGCCCGAAGACGTCTGGATGGACCTGTATTACAGCCCGGTGGCCAACGATGACGGTGTGCCGGCCGGGGTAATGGCGATGGTGGTCGAGACCACCGACTTAGTGCGCTCCGAGCGCCTGCGTCAGGCGGCTGAAGATGCCTATCGCGCCGACAACGAGCGGGTGCGTCTGGCACTCAATGCCGGGGCCTTGCTTGGCTCGTTTGTCTGGGACGTGAAGAACAATGTGTTGTCGGCGGACGAGCGTTTCGCCCGCACGTTTTCGTATCCACCGGGTCAGGACCTGAGCAATCTGCCGCAGTCCTACTGCGAAGCGCGGATCCACGCGGATGATCTGGCGTGGGTGAACGATCGGGTCAGCCATTCGCTGCAGACCGGTGAGCCCTACAACGCCGAGTACCGGGTACAGCGCCCGGACGGCAGTTATCTGTGGGTGCTGGCCAGCGGCGCCTGCGAGTTCGACGAACACGGTTCGCCGTTTCGATTCCCCGGGGTGTTGATCGACATTCACGAGCGCAAGAACGCCGAAGAGTCCCTGCTCAAATTCACCCGCAATCTGGAACAGCGTGTGGCCGATGAAGTCGGGGCGCGGCTGGCGGCCGAGGAGCAATTGCGTCAGTCGCAGAAGCTCGAAGCCATCGGCGGACTGACCGGCGGCGTGGCCCACGACTTCAACAACCTGCTGCAGGTGATCGCCGGCAATCTGCACCTGCTGGCGCGGCATGAGCCGGACAATGCCAACGTGCAACGGCGGGTCAGCGCGTCGCTGGCGGCGGTCGAGCGTGGGGCCAAGCTGTCGTCGCAATTGCTCGCCTTCGCCCGGCGTCAGCCGTTGTCACCGGCGGTCTGCGATCCACGGCAGATCTTCGATGGTGTCGGCGAACTGCTGCAACGCGCCCTCGGTGAGACCATTCAAATCGACGTGCAATTGCCGCATGAGCCGTGGCACATCAACGTCGATCGCAATCAACTGGAAAACGCCATTCTCAACCTGGCAATCAACGCCCGGGACGCGATGAAGGGCGAGGGCACCATTGTCCTCAGCGCCGTCAATACTCGGCTGGACAGCAGCTTTTGCACCGGCAAAGGCATCGTTGCCGGCGATTTCGTGCGGGTGATGGTCAGCGATACCGGCGTCGGCATTGCACCGAAAATGCTCGAGCAAGTGTTCGAGCCGTTCTTCACCACCAAGGCCGATGGTCAGGGCACCGGGCTCGGTTTGAGCATGGTGTTCGGCTTCGTCAAACAGAGTGGCGGCCACGTCGAGATCGAAAGCACCGTGGGCGAAGGCACTCGAGTGCAATTGTACTTTCCGCGCAGCCTGCGCCCGATCCTCGAAGAGTCACCGAGCCTCGGCAAGCAGCAGGGCGGTGGCCATGAAACCATTCTGGTGGTCGAGGACAACGACGCGGTGCGCGCCTCGGCCGTGGAGTTGCTGCGCGAAGAGGGTTACCGCGTGCTGACCGCCGGCAATGGCGACGTGGCGATGCAGATGCTGCTGGACGGCGCGAAGGTGGATCTGATTTTCACCGACGTGGTGATGCCGGGGCTGATCAAAAGTTCTGATCTGGCCGCGTGGGCCAAGGTGCAGAGGCCAGCAGTGGCGGTGCTGTTCACCTCCGGCCACACCCGCGACATCATCTCGCGCAACCACCAGTTGAGCCCGGACACGCACTTGCTGGGCAAACCGTATGGCCCGCAGGCGTTGTTGCAGATGATTCGCTCGGTGCTCAGTGCCTGA
- a CDS encoding GntR family transcriptional regulator has product MTEKKLETTVDRVYQGIYQAISKRSLRPGMKLGEASLAELFNVSRTSVRAALKQLEAEGLVTTEPNKGASVSLPSNEEIRSLFETRRLIEIGMVTELCRRKDTAAMQVLREHLLLEDAAHAAGDHEQLIYLLGEFHLKLARSLNNPVLLDWFQKLISRASLYVAALDDDSHEACRDNEHLRLIEYIEAGDQSAAIELTCTHLNGIEKAILDVAAKMKTGYHPLKHLIGV; this is encoded by the coding sequence ATGACCGAGAAGAAACTGGAAACCACGGTCGACCGCGTCTACCAAGGGATTTACCAGGCGATCAGCAAGCGTTCGCTGCGTCCGGGGATGAAGCTGGGCGAAGCGTCGCTGGCCGAGCTGTTCAATGTCAGCCGCACGTCGGTACGCGCCGCGCTCAAGCAACTGGAAGCCGAGGGGCTGGTCACCACCGAGCCCAATAAAGGTGCATCGGTGTCGCTGCCGAGCAACGAAGAGATCCGCTCGCTGTTCGAAACCCGTCGGCTGATCGAGATCGGTATGGTCACCGAACTCTGTCGGCGCAAGGACACCGCCGCCATGCAGGTCTTGCGCGAGCACCTGCTACTGGAAGACGCAGCCCACGCGGCGGGCGATCACGAGCAACTGATTTACCTGCTCGGCGAGTTCCACCTCAAACTGGCGCGCAGCCTCAATAACCCGGTGCTGCTCGACTGGTTCCAGAAGCTGATTTCCCGCGCCTCGCTGTACGTCGCGGCGCTGGATGACGACAGCCATGAAGCTTGCCGCGACAACGAACATTTGCGCCTGATCGAATACATTGAAGCGGGTGACCAGAGCGCCGCCATCGAACTGACCTGCACGCATTTGAACGGCATCGAGAAGGCGATTCTCGACGTCGCGGCGAAGATGAAAACTGGCTACCATCCGCTCAAGCACCTGATCGGGGTTTAA
- a CDS encoding error-prone DNA polymerase yields the protein MAAGLVCMSHDYAELHCLSNFSFQRGASSALELFQRAKKHGYQALAITDECTLAGIVRAWQAAKSVELPLIIGSEIRIDNGPKLVLLVENLAGYQALCGLITQARRRTQKGQYQVLREDFSEPLPGLLTLWVPDSVDDVEEGRWLKQTFGQRLYLAVQLHRGQDDQRRLAALLNLADQLQILAVASGDVHMHARGRRALQDTMTAIRHHVPVAEAGLRLHPNGERHLRSLEVLRELYLPALLDASVQLARRCTFELSELRYQYPKELVPEGHTGSSWLRQLTKEGIAWRWKKGAPFKVLRQINKELKLIAELGYESYFLTVHDVVRFARDQQILCQGRGSAANSAVCFALGITEIDPDRTTLLFERFMSKERNEPPDIDVDFEHERREEVLQYVFRRYGRRRAALTAVVSTYHAAGAVRDVAKALGLPPDQINALADCCGHWSDETPPLARLLEGGFDPDSPVLRRVLSLTGQLIGFPRHLSQHPGGFVISEQPLDTLVPVENAAMAERTIIQWDKDDLDAVGLLKVDILALGMLSAIRRCFDLLRRHRHLDLSLATIPDKDKPTYEMISRADTIGVFQIESRAQMSMLPRLKPAKFYDLVIEVAIVRPGPIQGGMVHPYLRRRNKEEPETYPSPELEVVLKRTLGVPLFQEQVMQIAIVAADYSPGEADQLRRSMAAWKRHGGLEPHKERLAAGMKKNGYTEEFAAQIFEQIKGFGSYGFPESHAASFALLTYASCWLKCHEPAAFACALINSWPMGFYSPDQILQDARRHQLQIRPVDVRASDWDCSLEPISGAQPAIRMGLRMIKGFREDDARRIEAARARGAFAYVADLGERAALDSRAQALLADSGALRGMAGHRHRARWEVAGVQKQLGLFAGLPSQEEADVLLPKPSVGEDLQADYATIGTTLGPHPLALLRGELRARRCRSSQELLDVEHGRPVSIAGLVTGRQRPGTASGVTFVTLEDEFGNVNVVVWRDLAERQRQVLVGSQLLRVDGRWEREGEVRHLIAGRLSDLSPLLDGIRVQSRDFH from the coding sequence GTGGCTGCAGGGCTGGTTTGCATGAGCCACGACTATGCCGAGCTGCACTGCCTGTCGAACTTCAGTTTCCAGCGCGGTGCCTCCAGTGCCCTTGAGCTGTTCCAGCGGGCGAAAAAGCACGGCTATCAGGCGCTGGCGATCACCGATGAGTGCACGCTGGCCGGGATCGTCCGCGCTTGGCAAGCGGCGAAATCGGTTGAACTGCCGCTGATCATCGGCAGCGAAATCCGCATCGACAACGGCCCGAAACTGGTACTGCTGGTGGAGAACCTTGCGGGCTATCAGGCCTTGTGCGGCTTGATCACTCAGGCCCGACGGCGTACGCAGAAGGGCCAGTACCAAGTGCTGCGCGAGGACTTCAGCGAGCCGTTGCCGGGTTTGCTCACGCTGTGGGTGCCGGACAGCGTCGATGACGTGGAGGAGGGGCGCTGGCTGAAGCAGACCTTCGGCCAGCGCCTGTATCTGGCGGTGCAGCTGCATCGCGGGCAGGACGACCAGCGTCGGTTGGCGGCACTGCTTAACCTGGCGGATCAGCTGCAGATTCTCGCCGTGGCCAGCGGCGATGTGCACATGCACGCCCGTGGCCGGCGCGCCCTGCAGGACACCATGACCGCGATCCGCCATCACGTCCCGGTGGCCGAGGCCGGATTGCGCCTGCACCCCAATGGCGAGCGGCATCTGCGCAGCCTCGAAGTGTTGCGCGAGCTGTATCTGCCGGCGCTGCTCGACGCCTCGGTGCAACTGGCCCGGCGCTGTACTTTCGAGCTGAGCGAGTTGCGCTATCAATATCCGAAAGAGCTGGTGCCGGAGGGGCACACCGGCAGTTCCTGGCTGCGCCAGTTGACTAAAGAGGGCATCGCCTGGCGCTGGAAAAAAGGCGCGCCCTTCAAGGTGCTGAGGCAGATCAACAAGGAACTGAAGCTGATCGCCGAACTCGGCTACGAAAGCTACTTCCTCACCGTCCATGACGTGGTGCGCTTTGCCCGCGATCAGCAGATTCTCTGTCAGGGCCGCGGTTCGGCGGCCAACTCGGCGGTGTGTTTTGCCCTGGGTATCACCGAGATCGACCCGGATCGCACCACGCTGCTGTTCGAGCGTTTCATGTCGAAAGAGCGCAACGAGCCGCCGGACATCGACGTCGACTTCGAGCACGAACGCCGTGAAGAAGTCCTGCAATACGTGTTCCGCCGTTATGGCCGGCGGCGTGCGGCGCTGACGGCGGTGGTCAGCACCTATCACGCCGCCGGTGCCGTGCGTGACGTGGCCAAGGCCCTCGGTCTGCCGCCGGATCAGATCAATGCGCTAGCCGATTGTTGTGGTCACTGGAGCGATGAAACACCGCCGCTGGCGCGTTTGCTGGAAGGCGGTTTCGACCCCGACAGCCCGGTGCTGCGCCGCGTGCTGAGTCTGACTGGGCAACTGATCGGTTTTCCCCGGCACCTGTCGCAGCACCCCGGCGGTTTTGTGATTTCCGAGCAGCCGTTGGATACGCTGGTGCCGGTGGAAAACGCCGCCATGGCCGAGCGCACGATCATTCAGTGGGACAAGGACGACCTCGATGCGGTCGGGCTGCTCAAGGTCGACATCCTCGCCCTCGGCATGCTCAGTGCCATCCGCCGTTGCTTCGATCTGCTGCGTCGTCACCGGCATCTGGATCTGAGCCTGGCGACGATTCCAGACAAAGACAAACCGACCTACGAGATGATCAGCCGCGCCGACACCATCGGCGTATTCCAGATCGAGTCCCGGGCGCAGATGTCGATGCTGCCTCGCCTGAAACCGGCGAAGTTCTACGACCTGGTGATCGAGGTTGCCATCGTCCGTCCCGGGCCGATTCAGGGCGGGATGGTCCATCCGTACCTGCGCCGGCGTAACAAGGAAGAACCGGAAACCTATCCCTCGCCGGAACTTGAAGTGGTGCTCAAACGCACCCTCGGCGTGCCGCTGTTTCAGGAACAGGTGATGCAGATCGCTATCGTTGCGGCCGACTACAGCCCCGGCGAGGCCGATCAGTTGCGCCGCTCCATGGCCGCGTGGAAACGCCACGGCGGCCTGGAGCCGCACAAGGAACGCCTCGCCGCCGGCATGAAGAAAAACGGCTACACCGAGGAATTCGCCGCGCAGATCTTCGAGCAGATCAAGGGGTTCGGCAGTTACGGCTTTCCCGAATCCCATGCCGCCAGTTTCGCCTTGCTGACCTACGCCAGTTGCTGGCTCAAGTGCCACGAACCGGCGGCGTTTGCCTGCGCGTTGATCAACAGTTGGCCGATGGGTTTTTACAGCCCGGATCAGATCCTTCAGGACGCCCGTCGGCATCAGTTGCAGATCCGTCCGGTGGACGTGCGCGCCAGCGACTGGGATTGCAGCCTGGAGCCGATCAGCGGCGCGCAACCGGCGATTCGCATGGGCCTGCGGATGATCAAGGGTTTTCGCGAGGATGACGCCCGGCGCATCGAAGCGGCGCGGGCACGCGGGGCGTTTGCCTATGTCGCCGATCTGGGCGAGCGGGCCGCGCTCGACAGTCGCGCCCAGGCGCTGTTGGCCGACTCCGGCGCGTTGCGCGGGATGGCCGGGCATCGGCATCGCGCGCGCTGGGAAGTGGCCGGGGTGCAGAAACAACTGGGCCTGTTTGCCGGGTTGCCGAGTCAGGAAGAAGCCGATGTGCTGCTGCCCAAACCGAGTGTCGGCGAGGATCTGCAGGCCGATTACGCGACCATCGGCACCACGCTGGGACCACATCCGTTGGCGCTGTTGCGCGGGGAACTGAGGGCGCGGCGTTGCCGCAGTTCGCAGGAGTTGCTGGACGTCGAACACGGGCGGCCGGTGAGCATCGCCGGGCTGGTCACCGGGCGTCAGCGACCGGGCACTGCCAGCGGCGTGACCTTCGTCACCCTTGAAGACGAGTTCGGCAACGTCAACGTGGTGGTCTGGCGCGATCTGGCCGAGCGTCAGCGTCAGGTGCTGGTTGGCTCGCAACTGCTCAGGGTCGATGGCCGCTGGGAGCGCGAGGGCGAAGTGCGGCATTTGATCGCCGGACGGCTGAGCGACCTGAGTCCGCTGCTGGATGGCATTCGCGTACAAAGCCGCGATTTTCACTAA